CTGAGGTGGTGGTTTATTAACTAATTAAGAATCGGGAATGTAGAATTAAGAATGAAAGCGGAGATAGTAAACGCGAAGAACAAATTCGCTGCTATCTTCGCTTTCATTCTTAATTCTACATTCCCAATTCTTAATTTCTTATCTTTGTAGCAACCATGAAAAGAATCCTTGCCATATTTTTCGCCTTGCTATACACTACTTTAACAAGTGGTGTAGCGGTGAACGTGCATTATTGCATGGGAAAGCTGGCAGGCATTGAGTGGCAGGAAACACCTGATGGCTTTTGTCAGAAATGCAAAAAGCCGGCAAAAGGGATGGACTGCTGCAAAAATGAATTTAAGTTCTGTAAGGTAACCGAGTCGCATCAGGCGGCTAAAACGCTGCAGCCAAACTTTTCACTGTACCAGGCTGATTTGCAGCTGCCCGTCAGAGAATTGCCCACCCCGGTTATCGCAGTAACAGATGCCCCCATTGGTGGTTATCCACATGACCCTCCGGATATTTCAGATACCCCTATTTTCCTCAAGAACTGTACATTCCTGATCTGATGCAACATAGGCGTGCTTTTACCATGAAGCACCTTACTTTATGTTGTCTTTTTAATTATATTATTATTTAATATTACAGATCATGAAAACGATATCCATTATCATATTGGCATTGGGGCTTACTTTTGGCGCCCAGGCCCAGTTTAAGAAAGCCAGCGTACAGGCAACCGGCCTGACCTGCGCCATGTGTTCCAAAGCTACCTATGAATCCCTGCAGTCGCTGCCATTTGTTGAAAAAATAGAAACCGACCTGGATAACACCACTTTTGTACTGACGTTTAAACAAGGCGTGCCAGTGGTAATTGATGATATTAAGAAGAAAGTGGAAGATGCGGGCTTTTCCGTCGGTAAACTTGTAATGACTGCCAGCTTTAACAGCGTGGAGGTGAAGAATGATGCACACGTGGCTTTTGCGGGAAATACACTGCATTTTATGCATGTAAAGCAGCAGCAATTATCGGGCGATAGGGATATCACCGTTATCGATAAAGACTTCGTATCCGCTAAGCAGTTCAAAAAATATAGTACTGAAACCGCCATGCCCTGCTATAAAACCGGCATGATGGGCGACTGCTGCAAAACCGACGGCGCTGTTACCTCTAAAAGGATTTATCACGTTACTATTTAAAGCCAGCCGTGATGAAGAGAATTTTAATGATAGCAGCGGTTTGCTGTACCATCAGTGGTTTGGCATCGGCCCAGGAACTGTACGTTAACACCGAACCGGCCAGTAACATGCCGGCTCATTCAATGGGATTCAGGCTTACCAACAGGTTTTTCAACATGGAGCATTCCGGGGAGAACGGCGTCCGGTTTGAGCCGGAAGTAATGTGGGGTGTCAATAAAAAGCTGATGATACACCTGGCGGGATATGCTTCCAATATGATGCAGCCCACGTTCCGTGCCGAAGGCGCCAGTGTGTATGCCAAATACCGCTTCCTTTCCCTGGATCAG
The genomic region above belongs to Chitinophaga sp. 180180018-3 and contains:
- a CDS encoding heavy-metal-associated domain-containing protein; translated protein: MKTISIIILALGLTFGAQAQFKKASVQATGLTCAMCSKATYESLQSLPFVEKIETDLDNTTFVLTFKQGVPVVIDDIKKKVEDAGFSVGKLVMTASFNSVEVKNDAHVAFAGNTLHFMHVKQQQLSGDRDITVIDKDFVSAKQFKKYSTETAMPCYKTGMMGDCCKTDGAVTSKRIYHVTI